The Bradyrhizobium ottawaense genome window below encodes:
- a CDS encoding molybdate ABC transporter permease subunit has translation MDFDSSEISQSIALTIELASVTTVILLVIGVPLAWWLARSKTFLSEAVAALIALPLVLPPAALGFCVLVLLGPDGPGGVLASFWGERTLALTFVGIVVGSVLSALPLVVQPIRNAFLAVGDHPLEMTGRVSPLYGFVAIIAPLARLELVKAAVLGFSHTIGTFGVVMMIGGNIPGRTKVLSAYVVDYVQEPRWHEEVWLPLVW, from the coding sequence ATGGATTTTGATTCGTCAGAGATCTCGCAATCCATTGCGCTCACGATAGAGCTCGCTAGCGTGACGACCGTGATCCTCCTCGTGATTGGTGTGCCCCTCGCCTGGTGGCTGGCGCGTTCAAAGACTTTTCTGAGCGAGGCTGTCGCTGCGCTAATTGCCCTTCCGCTGGTACTACCCCCAGCGGCTCTCGGCTTTTGCGTACTCGTTCTGCTCGGCCCCGACGGACCCGGCGGCGTTCTCGCCTCTTTCTGGGGCGAGCGCACGCTCGCTCTTACCTTCGTCGGGATCGTGGTCGGATCGGTGCTCTCGGCGCTGCCATTGGTCGTGCAGCCGATACGTAACGCCTTTCTTGCGGTTGGCGATCACCCGTTGGAAATGACAGGGCGTGTTTCGCCATTGTATGGCTTCGTTGCTATCATCGCACCGCTGGCGCGACTGGAGCTCGTTAAAGCGGCCGTGCTTGGATTTTCTCACACGATAGGCACATTCGGCGTCGTGATGATGATCGGCGGAAATATTCCTGGACGCACCAAGGTGTTGTCGGCCTATGTCGTGGACTACGTCCAAGAGCCGCGCTGGCACGAGGAAGTGTGGTTGCCGCTGGTATGGTGA
- the dctA gene encoding C4-dicarboxylate transporter DctA, producing MTTMATAAPVRASQAWYKILYVQVLIAILIGAMVGCLWPSVATNDWVKALGDGFIKLIKMVIAPIIFCTVTSGIAHIQDAKKVGCVGVKALFYFEIVSSFALLLGLAMGNLVRIGHGLAVKPDAAAVANYVKQAEASKTVDFILNIIPDSVVGAFARGDVLQVLLFAILFGFSLMALGKRGERLRGMIDDVAHAVFGVIAIVMKAAPIGAFGAMAFTVGKFGPAALGNLIGLIALFYVTAALFVVVVLGLIARLVGFSIFKFLIYIKDELLIVLGTSSSESALPQLMEKLERLGCSKPVVGLVVPTGYSFNLDGTNIYMTLATLFIAQALGVDLSFGQQLTILLVAMLTSKGASGVTGAGFITLAATLSVVNPALVPGMAIVFSIDKFMSEVRALTNIIGNGIAAVFVSWWESELDHVTLQTRLNKSTASTTIDTTST from the coding sequence ATGACCACCATGGCAACCGCGGCGCCTGTGCGCGCGTCGCAAGCTTGGTATAAGATACTCTACGTCCAGGTGCTGATCGCAATCCTAATTGGCGCCATGGTTGGCTGCCTATGGCCGTCTGTCGCCACAAACGACTGGGTCAAGGCGCTCGGTGATGGGTTCATCAAGCTCATCAAGATGGTGATCGCGCCCATTATTTTCTGCACCGTCACGTCTGGCATTGCGCATATTCAAGATGCCAAGAAAGTCGGGTGCGTCGGCGTCAAGGCGCTGTTCTATTTCGAGATCGTCTCCAGCTTTGCCTTGCTGTTGGGCCTTGCCATGGGCAATCTGGTCCGGATTGGCCATGGCCTTGCGGTCAAACCGGATGCTGCGGCGGTCGCCAATTACGTCAAGCAGGCGGAAGCCTCGAAAACCGTCGACTTTATTCTCAACATCATTCCCGATAGCGTGGTCGGCGCCTTCGCTCGCGGCGATGTTCTGCAGGTTCTCCTGTTCGCGATCCTTTTTGGCTTCTCGCTGATGGCGTTGGGAAAGCGTGGCGAGCGTCTGCGCGGCATGATTGACGACGTCGCGCACGCGGTGTTCGGGGTAATAGCTATTGTAATGAAAGCGGCCCCGATCGGCGCCTTCGGCGCCATGGCTTTCACAGTCGGCAAGTTCGGGCCCGCAGCACTCGGCAATCTGATCGGTCTGATCGCGCTGTTTTACGTGACTGCTGCCCTATTCGTAGTAGTCGTGCTTGGTCTGATCGCCCGCCTCGTCGGCTTTTCAATCTTCAAGTTCCTTATCTATATTAAAGACGAGCTTCTGATCGTGCTCGGTACTTCATCCTCCGAAAGCGCGCTCCCTCAATTGATGGAGAAGCTCGAGCGGCTGGGCTGCTCCAAGCCGGTGGTCGGGCTGGTGGTGCCGACTGGCTACTCCTTCAACCTTGACGGCACCAATATCTATATGACACTTGCAACATTGTTCATTGCCCAGGCACTCGGTGTCGATCTCAGCTTTGGCCAGCAGCTCACGATCCTGCTAGTAGCAATGCTAACTTCGAAGGGAGCAAGCGGCGTCACCGGCGCAGGCTTTATCACGCTCGCTGCGACATTATCGGTAGTAAACCCAGCTCTGGTGCCGGGCATGGCAATCGTGTTTTCTATCGACAAGTTCATGAGCGAGGTGCGCGCCCTCACCAACATCATCGGCAATGGCATCGCGGCTGTGTTCGTATCCTGGTGGGAAAGCGAGCTCGATCACGTGACGCTGCAGACTCGGCTCAACAAGTCCACCGCTTCCACTACTATCGACACTACAAGCACATGA
- a CDS encoding IS5 family transposase (programmed frameshift): MRAGLFWLNDRQWARIEPHLPRGLTGPDRDDDRRIVSGIIHMLQSGARWRDCPREYGPYTTIYNRFNRWAKRGRWCAIFEALAKPGEDGVVLSLDSTSIKAHRCASGGKGGSTNQAIGRSRGGRTTKIHALSDPLCRPVVLHLTPGQDADIAAAPDVLALAPPMSVLLADKGYDGDKLRGEIIRRGAKPVIPNKSNRVVIHRFKKRAYKGRNVIERCFCRLKDFRRIATRYDKLARNFLAAVHLAALVAYWLN; the protein is encoded by the exons ATGCGCGCTGGTTTGTTTTGGCTGAACGACAGGCAATGGGCGCGTATCGAACCGCATCTGCCGAGGGGACTGACGGGGCCGGATCGGGACGACGACCGACGCATCGTCAGCGGCATCATTCACATGCTGCAATCGGGTGCACGATGGCGTGATTGTCCACGTGAATACGGCCCTTACACGACGATCTACAATCGCTTCAATCGCTGGGCCAAGCGAGGACGATGGTGCGCAATCTTCGAAGCGCTGGCCAAGCCTGGCGAAGACGGCGTCGTACTGTCGCTCGACTCGACCTCGATTAAAGCTCACCGGTGTGCCTCCGGCGGAAAAGGGGGGAGCACAA ATCAAGCAATCGGCCGCTCGCGCGGAGGCCGCACGACAAAAATCCATGCGCTGAGCGATCCGCTCTGCCGGCCGGTCGTCCTGCATCTGACTCCAGGCCAGGATGCCGATATCGCTGCGGCTCCCGATGTCCTGGCGCTCGCGCCACCCATGAGCGTGCTCCTCGCCGACAAAGGGTATGATGGCGACAAGCTTCGCGGCGAAATCATTCGTCGTGGCGCCAAGCCCGTAATCCCCAATAAATCTAACCGTGTCGTCATCCATCGCTTCAAAAAACGCGCCTACAAAGGACGAAATGTCATCGAACGCTGCTTTTGCAGGCTCAAGGACTTCCGGCGCATCGCCACGCGATATGACAAGCTCGCCCGTAATTTTTTGGCCGCTGTTCATCTCGCCGCTCTCGTCGCATATTGGCTCAATTGA
- a CDS encoding PAS domain-containing protein produces MYRISSFKRSAPQLTLGSIALAAVTLTCVYFQAHFAAAAFAYLLVVLLFSLMGSFIASSALCIVAIAALAYYFAPPAFSLRIDDPRDVPVVVAFLIVSVVGTYLIGKLRQEREAARVAAAKLQRSASDLEDREKRWRAIFEHNPAMYFMVDEAGIVLNVNTLGATQLGFACAELLGQSVLDVFLEEDRAFVRKCIQTCLEDVGQSRTWDVRKVRKDGSVLWVRENAKAMLWAGDRPVILMACEDITERKQTELALQRSEAHLAHAQELSHTGSFSWNASTGEAFWSKETFRIFQIDLQTTPAPQLVIERTHPDDRASVKEIIDEAMRDLRDFEHEYRLLLPDGSVKHIHAQARVTRTASGEIEFVGAATDITAARRAEQQLRRSEAYLAEAQHLTHTGSWSWDVHTRDFVYRSAEVDRLFGFNPQEPVSLETIRSRIHPEDLPGLQEVQRQAIDQEHERFEYDFRVILPDGGIRRIHSVAHVVVGSDGNVSELIGTHMDVTEQHAARERLENTLVALRESEQRFRDYAETASDWLWETGPDHRVTHLSEHTSAAGILATGLTGLLRWDIACDMEEEPEKWRQHRATLQAHLPFRDLIYRTVNRMGSPIYVRTSGKPFFDGNGNFLGYRGVSTDITATIRADQAEQELRKAQAELAHVTRVTTLGEMTTSIAHEITQPLAAILSNADACLGWMARDVPNLAAARSSVEWIIEDAIRASEVIRSIRALAKKGEIEMVPLDINQVVRDVSALVTRELVSHQVTLRSELASALPRVLGDRIQLQQVIINLVMNGIEAMDAVTDRPRELLIQSSTDDLGYVQLSVTDCGVGIAENDADRVLDPFFTTKSSGLGMGLSICRSIVEVHGGRISVVQKNGPGATFQFALPLHKEAIS; encoded by the coding sequence ATGTATAGGATCAGCAGTTTCAAACGTTCAGCCCCTCAGTTGACCTTGGGCAGCATAGCGCTAGCCGCGGTTACACTGACTTGCGTGTACTTTCAGGCGCATTTCGCCGCCGCGGCGTTCGCCTATTTGTTAGTAGTCTTACTATTTTCGTTGATGGGCAGCTTCATTGCTTCATCAGCGCTTTGCATCGTCGCAATCGCTGCTCTCGCATACTACTTTGCGCCGCCGGCGTTTAGTTTACGAATCGATGATCCCCGCGATGTTCCTGTGGTTGTTGCATTTCTTATTGTCTCTGTTGTCGGAACGTACCTGATTGGAAAACTCCGCCAGGAAAGAGAGGCTGCACGTGTGGCTGCGGCCAAGCTTCAGCGGAGTGCCTCGGATTTGGAGGATCGTGAAAAACGGTGGCGCGCAATTTTCGAGCACAATCCAGCCATGTACTTCATGGTCGATGAGGCCGGCATTGTCCTCAACGTCAATACGTTGGGCGCGACACAACTGGGATTTGCTTGTGCAGAACTATTGGGCCAATCCGTGCTCGACGTATTTCTGGAGGAGGATCGCGCATTCGTCCGCAAATGCATTCAGACGTGTCTTGAGGATGTTGGACAATCGCGCACTTGGGACGTCCGGAAAGTCAGGAAGGACGGTTCTGTATTGTGGGTGCGTGAAAACGCCAAGGCCATGCTTTGGGCCGGCGACCGCCCCGTCATCCTCATGGCGTGCGAAGATATTACGGAGCGCAAGCAGACCGAGCTTGCGCTGCAGCGGAGCGAAGCGCATTTGGCTCACGCGCAGGAGTTGAGTCATACAGGCAGCTTCAGCTGGAACGCCTCTACCGGCGAGGCCTTCTGGTCTAAGGAGACATTTCGGATTTTCCAAATCGATCTTCAGACGACACCGGCGCCACAACTCGTCATTGAGCGCACGCACCCAGATGATAGGGCTTCTGTCAAAGAGATTATCGATGAAGCGATGCGAGACCTGAGGGATTTCGAGCACGAGTACCGGCTGCTGCTACCTGACGGCTCCGTGAAGCACATCCATGCGCAGGCACGAGTCACGCGAACCGCCTCTGGTGAAATTGAGTTTGTTGGGGCAGCCACCGATATTACGGCAGCTAGGCGAGCAGAACAGCAGTTGCGCCGAAGCGAGGCCTATCTGGCCGAGGCTCAGCATCTCACTCACACAGGCAGCTGGTCCTGGGACGTCCACACACGAGATTTCGTTTATCGCTCCGCTGAGGTCGACCGCCTGTTTGGCTTTAACCCACAAGAGCCGGTTTCGCTAGAGACTATTCGATCGCGCATCCATCCGGAAGACTTGCCAGGGTTGCAGGAGGTGCAGCGTCAGGCGATTGACCAGGAGCACGAACGGTTCGAATATGATTTCCGTGTTATTCTGCCAGATGGCGGGATAAGGCGCATACACTCCGTTGCACACGTTGTCGTCGGCAGCGATGGTAATGTCAGCGAGCTGATCGGAACACATATGGATGTTACCGAGCAACACGCAGCTAGGGAACGCTTGGAAAACACGCTTGTAGCGCTGCGCGAGAGCGAACAGCGCTTTCGCGACTATGCCGAGACTGCTTCCGACTGGCTCTGGGAAACCGGGCCAGATCATCGGGTCACTCACTTGTCCGAGCACACCAGCGCTGCGGGAATTTTGGCGACAGGGTTAACGGGCCTGCTTCGCTGGGACATCGCGTGCGACATGGAAGAAGAACCGGAGAAGTGGCGTCAGCATCGGGCGACGTTGCAGGCACACCTGCCGTTCCGGGATCTCATCTACCGTACCGTAAATAGGATGGGATCTCCGATCTACGTCCGCACGAGTGGCAAGCCCTTCTTCGACGGAAACGGAAATTTTTTGGGCTATCGCGGCGTCAGCACTGACATCACCGCTACCATTCGCGCTGATCAGGCCGAACAAGAGCTGCGAAAGGCACAGGCGGAGCTTGCACATGTGACGCGTGTAACGACCTTGGGAGAAATGACAACTTCTATCGCCCACGAGATAACCCAACCACTCGCCGCTATCCTCAGCAACGCCGATGCGTGCCTCGGCTGGATGGCTCGCGATGTTCCCAATCTTGCAGCCGCGCGCTCTTCAGTCGAATGGATCATAGAAGATGCAATCCGGGCAAGCGAGGTGATCCGTAGTATTCGCGCACTCGCGAAAAAGGGCGAGATCGAGATGGTGCCGCTCGACATTAATCAGGTGGTTAGGGACGTCAGCGCGCTGGTAACACGAGAGCTGGTGAGCCACCAAGTGACGTTGCGAAGCGAGTTGGCGTCTGCGCTGCCTAGGGTCCTCGGTGATCGAATTCAGCTACAACAAGTGATCATCAATCTGGTGATGAACGGAATCGAGGCCATGGACGCAGTTACAGACCGGCCGCGTGAACTTCTGATTCAATCATCTACGGACGATCTGGGGTACGTGCAGCTTTCCGTGACCGATTGCGGCGTCGGGATCGCCGAGAATGACGCGGACCGCGTCTTGGACCCCTTCTTCACCACCAAATCGAGCGGCCTAGGAATGGGCCTTTCGATCTGCCGGTCGATCGTGGAAGTTCACGGAGGACGAATTTCAGTGGTTCAGAAAAATGGACCGGGCGCGACGTTCCAGTTTGCCCTTCCGCTGCATAAGGAGGCCATCTCGTGA
- a CDS encoding response regulator transcription factor → MTGRFDWRGQGGHAEASTKAIVFVVEDDISMRRSLTNLFRSVGLEVVAFGSAREMLQSTMPDVTSCLVLDVRLPGLSGLDYQTELARLNIHIPIIFITGHGDIPMTVRAMKGGAVDFLSKPFRDQELLDAVVAATERDRKRREAQRTVANLKSLFETLSPREQAVMKLVATGLMNKQVAAELGLAEITVKIYRGHVMKKMRARSLADLIRMSETLGISANHTEQTQV, encoded by the coding sequence GTGACAGGACGATTTGACTGGAGAGGCCAAGGCGGACATGCCGAGGCTTCGACGAAGGCAATCGTCTTTGTCGTCGAGGATGACATCTCTATGCGTCGCTCGCTTACGAACCTTTTTCGATCGGTAGGCTTGGAGGTCGTGGCGTTCGGATCGGCCCGTGAAATGCTGCAGAGCACAATGCCGGACGTCACAAGCTGTCTAGTTCTTGATGTCCGGCTGCCGGGCCTGAGCGGCCTTGACTACCAGACCGAGCTCGCCAGGTTGAACATACACATCCCAATCATCTTCATTACCGGCCATGGCGACATTCCCATGACCGTCAGGGCCATGAAGGGAGGCGCGGTCGATTTCCTCAGCAAGCCCTTCCGCGATCAGGAACTGCTTGATGCCGTCGTTGCGGCGACCGAACGCGATCGCAAAAGACGAGAAGCTCAGCGAACCGTGGCGAACCTGAAATCTCTATTTGAGACCCTAAGCCCGCGAGAACAGGCAGTGATGAAACTGGTCGCGACGGGGCTGATGAACAAGCAGGTAGCCGCCGAACTTGGGCTCGCCGAGATCACCGTCAAGATCTACCGGGGACACGTAATGAAAAAGATGCGTGCCCGCTCGCTGGCTGACTTGATCAGAATGAGCGAGACGCTCGGAATTAGCGCCAATCACACTGAACAAACCCAAGTATGA
- a CDS encoding response regulator transcription factor, which translates to MSTPLISVVDDDPSVRAATENLLKSRGYVVQIFASAEALLRSPRLNEISCVITDVQMAAMSGLELLAEMRTRGYQAPFIFITAFPNERVRASALDAGAIGFLAKPFGVQELLKCLDSALQAYGDRGRI; encoded by the coding sequence TTGTCCACGCCTTTGATTTCCGTCGTTGACGACGACCCCTCGGTCCGTGCGGCGACAGAAAACCTTTTGAAATCGCGTGGCTACGTCGTGCAGATATTTGCCTCGGCCGAGGCGCTCCTGCGGTCGCCGCGGTTGAACGAGATATCCTGCGTCATAACTGATGTGCAGATGGCAGCGATGAGCGGGCTGGAGCTGCTGGCAGAGATGCGGACGCGTGGTTACCAAGCACCCTTCATTTTCATTACAGCTTTCCCCAACGAGCGCGTACGCGCGTCAGCCTTGGACGCCGGAGCGATCGGCTTCCTCGCCAAACCATTCGGCGTACAAGAGTTACTCAAGTGTCTCGACAGCGCACTGCAGGCATATGGCGACCGAGGCCGCATCTGA
- a CDS encoding IS256 family transposase: protein MNEHSNIVPLRQPDEIDDPLTNILRSGARQLLAQAVEMEAEAFLAAMKGLKRPDGRDRLVRHGHGPVRTIQTGIGAVEVARVKIRDRAVTSDGERIRFTSAILPLWARRTKSLDALLPVLYLRGISTGDFQEALAALLGKDAPNLSPGVVSRLTTEWQLEYERWQKRDLSARRYVYVWADGVFLQARMEDHSECMLVLIGATPEGKKELIGFQVGVRESTQSWHELLVEAKTRGLKIAPEIAVGDGALGFWKALDEVFPATRHQRCWVHKTANILNKVAVSVQASMKKDLREVYLASNRASAEVAIDVFAEKYGAKYDKAVECLTKDRDAMLAFYEFPAEHWDHLRTTNPIESVFATVRHRTVRTKGSLSSTTAKLMVFKLLCAASKTWRRLKGTNQLPKVIAGVRFENGIEVIQVPENHAA, encoded by the coding sequence ATGAACGAGCATAGCAACATTGTCCCACTGCGTCAGCCCGATGAGATCGACGATCCACTGACGAATATTTTGCGATCTGGTGCTCGGCAGCTGCTTGCGCAGGCTGTCGAGATGGAAGCCGAGGCGTTTCTCGCCGCGATGAAGGGCTTGAAGCGTCCCGATGGCCGCGACCGCCTCGTGCGGCACGGCCATGGTCCAGTGCGGACGATCCAGACGGGGATCGGCGCCGTCGAAGTCGCCCGGGTAAAGATTCGCGATCGCGCGGTGACCAGCGATGGCGAGCGGATCCGCTTCACCTCGGCGATCCTGCCGTTGTGGGCACGGCGCACGAAGAGCTTGGATGCACTTTTGCCGGTTCTGTACCTGCGAGGCATCTCGACGGGCGACTTCCAGGAGGCGCTGGCGGCGCTCTTGGGCAAGGATGCGCCGAATCTTTCTCCGGGGGTGGTTTCCAGACTGACGACGGAGTGGCAGCTCGAGTACGAGCGTTGGCAGAAGCGCGATCTGTCGGCGCGCCGGTACGTATACGTGTGGGCGGACGGCGTCTTCCTGCAGGCTCGCATGGAAGACCACAGCGAATGCATGCTGGTGCTGATCGGCGCGACGCCGGAAGGCAAGAAGGAACTCATCGGCTTCCAGGTCGGCGTGCGCGAGAGCACGCAGAGCTGGCACGAACTGCTCGTCGAGGCGAAAACCCGTGGGCTGAAGATCGCCCCGGAAATCGCCGTCGGTGACGGCGCGCTCGGCTTCTGGAAGGCGCTCGACGAGGTCTTTCCCGCCACGCGACATCAGCGGTGCTGGGTGCACAAAACCGCGAATATCTTGAACAAAGTCGCAGTGTCGGTACAGGCCAGCATGAAGAAGGATCTGCGCGAGGTCTATTTGGCGTCCAACCGAGCTTCGGCCGAAGTGGCGATCGATGTCTTTGCCGAGAAATACGGAGCGAAGTACGACAAGGCGGTCGAGTGCCTGACGAAAGATCGCGACGCAATGCTTGCGTTCTACGAATTCCCCGCCGAGCATTGGGACCACTTGCGGACGACGAATCCCATCGAAAGCGTGTTCGCGACGGTCCGGCACAGAACGGTGCGCACGAAAGGTTCGTTATCGTCAACGACTGCCAAGTTGATGGTGTTCAAGCTGCTCTGCGCCGCATCAAAGACCTGGCGGCGGCTGAAAGGCACAAATCAGTTGCCGAAGGTCATCGCAGGTGTCAGATTCGAAAACGGCATCGAGGTCATCCAAGTGCCGGAAAACCACGCCGCCTGA